The Watersipora subatra chromosome 1, tzWatSuba1.1, whole genome shotgun sequence genome has a window encoding:
- the LOC137386092 gene encoding CAP-Gly domain-containing linker protein 4-like, translating to MISMESHHSDTSLSSTARESSSWVKLWHANCNATGGLNISQNGGSATDLASAIGDKEVVAKAVAFVVNSTRKGIVPLCADVANLLSNRRSLEDRIVQLTKQNEALQLLADSQGSTTGSTSTRAKLPPLPGELGISETISPTASPTSRNLRSASLRTSGRKPNKPELTNDSSNDIVALPASPPQYSFMPVTPATKSSSRADNEIIIHPRPSDDQHLPTVNTGITVAEVHALPESVQESGEYKSGADWPRSPARTPSLSSSERDSDRSLERTVVSERRSTISKKLGKTVLLNNKLTEELDAARATIEKLQREVRDLRAYCKHNNHDGSVNGQVAFLQGSAPDVLPPHRCHQSSRSKTVGSVSSTLSCQTCREAQLAAGSNGAHIPRLLNHDHITLFTRENMLVTLEDSILTNSNQCGTVQYIGHLDGFASTLLFVGLQLADKVEGGLDGSLNGKRYFTCPKGCGIFIRAQDIVNVITKKQASVFHKSKKPIVPPPHPDKSVVSSSNSGSTGGFVGKLRRAAVNIRHTHSQKRISLPGDAEESNELRQSLKASSGERKSSCNTHRQTQRERDLPDGVV from the exons ATGATTAGCATGGAAAGCCACCATTCGGATACATCCTTAAGTTCGACTGCTAGAGAATCGTCTTCATGGGTTAAATTATGGCATGCAAACTGCAATGCAACTGGTGGTCTCAACATTAGCCAAAATGGTG GATCAGCTACAGATCTGGCATCAGCCATTGGAGATAAGGAAGTGGTAGCTAAAGCAGTTGCGTTTGTTGTCAACAGTACAAGAAAAGGCATTGTGCCTTTGTGTGCTGATGTAGCCAACCTGCTAAGCAATAGAAGAAG CCTAGAGGATAGAATAGTACAACTGACAAAGCAAAATGAGGCACTGCAACTGCTCGCTGATAGCCAAGGCAGCACCACCGGCAGCACTTCTACTCGAGCCAAGCTCCCACCACTGCCAGGT GAACTTGGCATTTCGGAAACCATTAGCCCTACCGCAAGTCCAACATCACGTAACCTTCGCTCAGCCTCTTTGCGGACATCTGGCAGAAAACCTAACAAACCAGAGTTGACAAACGATTCCTCTAACGATATCGTCGCTCTGCCAGCTAGTCCACCACAATACAGTTTTATGCCTGTAACCCCGGCTACTAAGTCATCGTCGAGGGCGGATAATGAGATCATTATCCACCCGCGACCCTCTGATGACCAGCACTTGCCGACAGTAAACACAGGTATTACTGTGGCTGAGGTACATGCCTTGCCCGAGTCTGTGCAGGAGTCCGGTGAATACAAGTCAGGAGCTGATTGGCCTAGGAGTCCTGCTCGCACTCCCAGTCTCTCCTCAAGTGAACGCGATTCGGATAG GTCACTCGAGAGAACCGTTGTATCGGAGCGGCGATCGACTATAAGCAAGAAACTCGGGAAAA CCGTTCTTCTCAACAACAAACTCACAGAAGAGCTGGATGCTGCACGGGCCACCATTGAAAAGCTTCAAAGGGAAGTTCGAGATTTG AGGGCTTACTGTAAACACAACAACCATGATGGCTCAGTAAATGGTCAGGTGGCCTTCCTGCAGGGCTCAGCCCCAGATGTCTTGCCTCCGCACCGATGCCACCAATCTTCACGCAG TAAAACTGTTGGATCAGTTAGCTCAACCCTTTCCTGTCAGACCTGCCGAGAGGCTCAGCTGGCCGCTGGCAGCAATGGTGCTCATATCCCCCGTCTCCTAAACCATGACCACATCACCCTATTTACCAG GGAAAATATGCTTGTAACCCTAGAGGACAGCATTCTTACCAACAGCAACCAGTGTGGTACTGTTCAATATATTGGTCATCTTGATGGATTTGCCTCCACGTTGCTCTTTGTCGGATTGCAACTTGCAGATAAAG TTGAAGGTGGACTAGATGGCTCTCTAAATGGCAAGAGGTATTTCACCTGCCCTAAAGGCTGTGGAATATTTATAAGGGCGCAAGACATAGTTAATGTCATTACCAAGAAG CAAGCATCTGTATTTCACAAGAGCAAAAAGCCAATTGTGCCGCCTCCGCATCCAGACAAATCGGTTGTCTCATCTTCAAATAGCGGCAGCACAGGAGGCTTTGTGGGTAAATTGCGACGAGCAGCTGTAAATATTCGTCACACCCATAGTCAGAAGCGTATCTCCCTTCCAGGAGACGCTGAGGAATCGAATGAACTGAGACAATCATTGAAGGCCAGCAGCGGTGAGCGAAAAAGCTCATGTAACACTCACCGACAGACACAAAG GGAAAGAGATTTGCCTGATGGAGTTGTCTGA